A window of the Halococcus salifodinae DSM 8989 genome harbors these coding sequences:
- a CDS encoding recombinase family protein codes for MQIAAYVRVSTDDQNENRQMRAIRQKYSEEGNQIEWFCDLGESGASVSRQEYQRLREHVAEYDVVVAHELDRLGRSFADLAGFVDDLREKDVDIDLVNQPIGTVGEDDWMAEMMLNMMMVFADAERKMIRSRVQEGIDAAIADGKRVGRPPFGYTVEDGFLQQVPAEYVRVQNFIREVRKGREKKATAAFFEIPDSKIRSILARAEANYDVPFDNGQWRLERAKVDAGEKELPSLSTRNEPDRL; via the coding sequence ATGCAAATCGCCGCCTACGTCCGCGTCTCGACTGACGACCAGAACGAGAATCGCCAGATGCGTGCGATCCGCCAGAAGTACAGCGAGGAGGGCAACCAAATCGAGTGGTTTTGCGATCTTGGAGAGAGCGGAGCCTCTGTCTCACGGCAAGAGTACCAACGTCTCCGCGAGCACGTCGCCGAGTACGACGTGGTGGTCGCCCACGAACTCGATCGACTCGGGCGATCATTCGCAGATCTCGCCGGATTCGTCGATGATCTCCGTGAGAAAGACGTCGACATCGACCTCGTGAACCAGCCCATCGGTACGGTCGGCGAGGACGACTGGATGGCCGAGATGATGCTCAACATGATGATGGTGTTCGCCGACGCCGAGCGCAAGATGATTCGCTCGCGCGTCCAGGAGGGAATCGACGCCGCCATCGCGGACGGCAAGCGTGTCGGTCGGCCTCCGTTCGGCTACACCGTCGAGGACGGTTTCCTCCAACAAGTGCCCGCCGAGTACGTTCGTGTCCAGAACTTCATCCGCGAGGTTCGCAAGGGCCGCGAGAAGAAGGCCACTGCCGCGTTCTTCGAGATACCCGACTCGAAGATTCGAAGCATCCTCGCACGAGCTGAGGCGAACTACGACGTACCATTCGACAATGGGCAGTGGCGGCTCGAACGCGCAAAGGTCGACGCCGGCGAGAAGGAACTCCCCTCGCTCAGTACGCGGAACGAACCGGACCGGTTATAG